The Legionella cincinnatiensis genome includes a region encoding these proteins:
- a CDS encoding OmpP1/FadL family transporter, whose amino-acid sequence MKNMHKPLRTLVSSAVIGVLATGVTHAAGFSLYGESAGYTTGNYAAGAAAEAADASTGWYNPAGLALLREQQLVFGGVGIFPTLKLNGTSTFTTATGLPAPFPPAIEYVQDFEGVSGAYSAFVPSFHYALPVGERTTFGLSVTAPYGLATDWSPYSPVRYAATYTEVLTTNISPELGTRLTEHFALGAGLDMQWSRVKFNQMVGAPTLFTALDENPYTVDSLSYNKGSSWGVGFHVGVMGIFNDNHTRIGINYQSRVRHVFYGHSRLSGILANNDFFLVQPALPPSTSRQNDDLFSNPQEFPDVLTLSAYQDINQKLALLGSVVYTGWGVFKEIQLNNVAAPNIGALPPFEVTQANVNLNVPQNFHDAWRVAIGANYHVNPKLMLRVGGGYDQTPTNNTDRNIRLPDVDRWAIAVGAHYQWRPNIGVDIGYTHLFAGSNPSIDATQALPPTSAYTVDADGGSFSADLVGAQLTWIIDKIPEAPTK is encoded by the coding sequence GTGAAAAATATGCACAAACCTTTAAGAACACTAGTGAGTTCGGCTGTGATTGGTGTTCTGGCTACTGGTGTGACGCATGCAGCTGGGTTCTCATTGTATGGAGAAAGTGCTGGATATACTACTGGTAACTATGCAGCTGGTGCTGCAGCAGAGGCAGCTGATGCATCGACAGGTTGGTATAACCCTGCAGGTTTAGCATTACTTCGTGAACAACAACTGGTGTTTGGTGGCGTAGGTATATTTCCAACTTTAAAACTCAATGGAACGAGTACGTTTACTACTGCTACCGGTTTACCTGCACCTTTTCCTCCTGCTATTGAATATGTACAAGATTTTGAAGGAGTGAGTGGGGCTTATAGTGCGTTTGTCCCTTCATTTCATTATGCTCTTCCTGTAGGTGAGCGTACTACTTTTGGTTTAAGTGTTACTGCCCCATATGGTTTGGCTACTGACTGGTCACCTTATTCGCCTGTTCGTTATGCAGCAACTTATACTGAAGTATTAACTACTAATATTTCCCCTGAATTAGGTACTCGGCTTACAGAGCATTTTGCATTGGGTGCAGGTCTTGATATGCAATGGTCTCGTGTCAAATTCAATCAAATGGTTGGTGCACCGACTCTTTTTACGGCCCTCGATGAAAATCCTTATACCGTTGATTCTTTAAGTTACAATAAAGGCTCGTCTTGGGGCGTTGGCTTCCATGTGGGTGTGATGGGGATATTTAATGACAACCACACGCGAATTGGTATTAATTATCAATCCAGAGTAAGGCATGTTTTCTATGGACATAGCCGTTTATCCGGAATATTAGCCAATAATGATTTCTTCTTAGTTCAGCCGGCGTTGCCTCCCTCTACATCTCGCCAGAATGATGATTTATTCAGTAATCCACAAGAATTTCCTGATGTACTTACTCTAAGTGCCTATCAAGATATAAATCAAAAATTGGCTTTGTTAGGGTCAGTTGTTTATACTGGATGGGGAGTTTTTAAAGAAATTCAATTGAATAATGTTGCGGCCCCAAATATAGGCGCGTTGCCACCTTTTGAAGTTACCCAGGCGAATGTTAATCTTAATGTACCGCAAAATTTTCATGATGCGTGGCGTGTAGCAATTGGTGCAAATTATCATGTTAATCCAAAGTTGATGTTGCGTGTGGGGGGAGGGTATGACCAAACTCCTACAAATAATACAGATAGAAACATTCGTTTACCTGATGTGGATCGTTGGGCTATTGCAGTCGGAGCTCATTATCAATGGCGACCTAATATTGGTGTCGATATTGGATATACTCATTTATTTGCAGGTAGTAATCCAAGTATTGATGCTACGCAAGCATTACCGCCCACTTCTGCATACACAGTAGATGCTGATGGTGGCAGCTTCAGCGCAGATTTAGTAGGCGCTCAATTAACATGGATTATTGATAAAATTCCTGAGGCACCAACAAAGTAA